Proteins encoded by one window of Mustela erminea isolate mMusErm1 chromosome 5, mMusErm1.Pri, whole genome shotgun sequence:
- the MBIP gene encoding MAP3K12-binding inhibitory protein 1 isoform X3 — protein sequence MAAAVELSLSSSGDRSLERSCSPSLSQEVLCEIFRSLHSLVGQLNLRDDVVKITIDWNKLQSLSAFQPALLFSALEQHVLYLQPFLAKLQPLIKEENTTVVGEIEKTETGNKNEVNAKFPISDLQEEEKHKDCDLGDVKKTQIHYDPEVVQIKAGKAEIDRRISAFIERKQAEINENNVREFCNVIDCNQENSCARTDAVFTPYPGFKSHVKVSRVVNTYGPQTRPEGIQGSGHKPNSLLRDCGNQAVEERLQNIEAHLRLQTGGPVPRDIYQRIKKLEDKILELEGISPEYFQSVSFSGKRRKVQPPQQNYSLAELDEKISALKQALLRKSREAESLATHHLP from the exons ATGGCTGCTGCCGTTGAGCTTAGTCTCTCGAGCAGTGGTGACAGGAGTCTGGAGCGGAGCTGCAGCCCCAGTCTCTCCCAAGAGGTGCTCTGCGAAATCTTTCGCTCTCTGCATAGCCTGGTGGGACAA CTTAACCTCAGAGATGATGTGGTGAAAATTACAATCGATTGGAACAAGCTCCAGAGCCTCTCGGCATTCCAGCCCGCTTTGCTCTTTAGTGCACTTGAGcaacatgttttatatttacag CCTTTTTTAGCAAAGCTGCAGCCTCTGATTAAAGAGGAGAATACAACTGTTGTTGGAGAGATAGAAAAAACAGAAACGGGGAACAAGAATGAAGTAAATGCCAAATTTCCCATTAGTGACctacaagaggaagaaaagcacaaAGATTGTGATTTAGGAGATGTGAAAAAGACACAGATCCATTATGATCCAGAAGTAGTTCAAATAAAGGCTGGAAAAGCAGAA ATTGACAGACGAATATctgcatttattgaaagaaaGCAAGCCGAAATCAATGAAAACAACGTCAGGGAATTTTGCAATGTTATTGATTGTAATCAAG AAAACAGTTGTGCAAGAACTGATGCTGTTTTTACTCCTTACCCGGGATTTAAAAGTCATGTAAAAG TTTCTAGAGTTGTGAATACATATGGACCACAGACCAGACCTGAAGGAATTCAGGGGTCAGGTCATAAACCTAACAGCTTGCTCCGAGATTGTGGCAATCAGGCTGTCGAAGAAAGACTACAAAATATTGAGGCTCACTTGCGATTGCAGACAG gTGGTCCAGTGCCAAGAGACATTtatcagagaattaaaaaacttGAGGATAAAATCCTGGAACTGGAAGGAATCTCTCCTGAATATTTCCAATCTGTA AGCttttctggaaaaagaagaaaagttcaaCCACCTCAG CAGAACTATTCACTGGCTGAACTTGATGAAAAAATTAGTGCCCTCAAACAAGCTCTGCTCAGAAAATcaagagaagcagaatccctggcTACTCACCACCTTCCCTGA
- the MBIP gene encoding MAP3K12-binding inhibitory protein 1 isoform X1 — protein sequence MAAAVELSLSSSGDRSLERSCSPSLSQEVLCEIFRSLHSLVGQVSGDLGVALNLRDDVVKITIDWNKLQSLSAFQPALLFSALEQHVLYLQPFLAKLQPLIKEENTTVVGEIEKTETGNKNEVNAKFPISDLQEEEKHKDCDLGDVKKTQIHYDPEVVQIKAGKAEIDRRISAFIERKQAEINENNVREFCNVIDCNQENSCARTDAVFTPYPGFKSHVKVSRVVNTYGPQTRPEGIQGSGHKPNSLLRDCGNQAVEERLQNIEAHLRLQTGGPVPRDIYQRIKKLEDKILELEGISPEYFQSVSFSGKRRKVQPPQQNYSLAELDEKISALKQALLRKSREAESLATHHLP from the exons ATGGCTGCTGCCGTTGAGCTTAGTCTCTCGAGCAGTGGTGACAGGAGTCTGGAGCGGAGCTGCAGCCCCAGTCTCTCCCAAGAGGTGCTCTGCGAAATCTTTCGCTCTCTGCATAGCCTGGTGGGACAAGTGAGTGGTGATCTGGGAGTAGCG CTTAACCTCAGAGATGATGTGGTGAAAATTACAATCGATTGGAACAAGCTCCAGAGCCTCTCGGCATTCCAGCCCGCTTTGCTCTTTAGTGCACTTGAGcaacatgttttatatttacag CCTTTTTTAGCAAAGCTGCAGCCTCTGATTAAAGAGGAGAATACAACTGTTGTTGGAGAGATAGAAAAAACAGAAACGGGGAACAAGAATGAAGTAAATGCCAAATTTCCCATTAGTGACctacaagaggaagaaaagcacaaAGATTGTGATTTAGGAGATGTGAAAAAGACACAGATCCATTATGATCCAGAAGTAGTTCAAATAAAGGCTGGAAAAGCAGAA ATTGACAGACGAATATctgcatttattgaaagaaaGCAAGCCGAAATCAATGAAAACAACGTCAGGGAATTTTGCAATGTTATTGATTGTAATCAAG AAAACAGTTGTGCAAGAACTGATGCTGTTTTTACTCCTTACCCGGGATTTAAAAGTCATGTAAAAG TTTCTAGAGTTGTGAATACATATGGACCACAGACCAGACCTGAAGGAATTCAGGGGTCAGGTCATAAACCTAACAGCTTGCTCCGAGATTGTGGCAATCAGGCTGTCGAAGAAAGACTACAAAATATTGAGGCTCACTTGCGATTGCAGACAG gTGGTCCAGTGCCAAGAGACATTtatcagagaattaaaaaacttGAGGATAAAATCCTGGAACTGGAAGGAATCTCTCCTGAATATTTCCAATCTGTA AGCttttctggaaaaagaagaaaagttcaaCCACCTCAG CAGAACTATTCACTGGCTGAACTTGATGAAAAAATTAGTGCCCTCAAACAAGCTCTGCTCAGAAAATcaagagaagcagaatccctggcTACTCACCACCTTCCCTGA
- the MBIP gene encoding MAP3K12-binding inhibitory protein 1 isoform X4 produces the protein MAAAVELSLSSSGDRSLERSCSPSLSQEVLCEIFRSLHSLVGQLNLRDDVVKITIDWNKLQSLSAFQPALLFSALEQHVLYLQPFLAKLQPLIKEENTTVVGEIEKTETGNKNEVNAKFPISDLQEEEKHKDCDLGDVKKTQIHYDPEVVQIKAGKAEIDRRISAFIERKQAEINENNVREFCNVIDCNQENSCARTDAVFTPYPGFKSHVKVSRVVNTYGPQTRPEGIQGSGHKPNSLLRDCGNQAVEERLQNIEAHLRLQTGGPVPRDIYQRIKKLEDKILELEGISPEYFQSVSFSGKRRKVQPPQNYSLAELDEKISALKQALLRKSREAESLATHHLP, from the exons ATGGCTGCTGCCGTTGAGCTTAGTCTCTCGAGCAGTGGTGACAGGAGTCTGGAGCGGAGCTGCAGCCCCAGTCTCTCCCAAGAGGTGCTCTGCGAAATCTTTCGCTCTCTGCATAGCCTGGTGGGACAA CTTAACCTCAGAGATGATGTGGTGAAAATTACAATCGATTGGAACAAGCTCCAGAGCCTCTCGGCATTCCAGCCCGCTTTGCTCTTTAGTGCACTTGAGcaacatgttttatatttacag CCTTTTTTAGCAAAGCTGCAGCCTCTGATTAAAGAGGAGAATACAACTGTTGTTGGAGAGATAGAAAAAACAGAAACGGGGAACAAGAATGAAGTAAATGCCAAATTTCCCATTAGTGACctacaagaggaagaaaagcacaaAGATTGTGATTTAGGAGATGTGAAAAAGACACAGATCCATTATGATCCAGAAGTAGTTCAAATAAAGGCTGGAAAAGCAGAA ATTGACAGACGAATATctgcatttattgaaagaaaGCAAGCCGAAATCAATGAAAACAACGTCAGGGAATTTTGCAATGTTATTGATTGTAATCAAG AAAACAGTTGTGCAAGAACTGATGCTGTTTTTACTCCTTACCCGGGATTTAAAAGTCATGTAAAAG TTTCTAGAGTTGTGAATACATATGGACCACAGACCAGACCTGAAGGAATTCAGGGGTCAGGTCATAAACCTAACAGCTTGCTCCGAGATTGTGGCAATCAGGCTGTCGAAGAAAGACTACAAAATATTGAGGCTCACTTGCGATTGCAGACAG gTGGTCCAGTGCCAAGAGACATTtatcagagaattaaaaaacttGAGGATAAAATCCTGGAACTGGAAGGAATCTCTCCTGAATATTTCCAATCTGTA AGCttttctggaaaaagaagaaaagttcaaCCACCTCAG AACTATTCACTGGCTGAACTTGATGAAAAAATTAGTGCCCTCAAACAAGCTCTGCTCAGAAAATcaagagaagcagaatccctggcTACTCACCACCTTCCCTGA
- the MBIP gene encoding MAP3K12-binding inhibitory protein 1 isoform X5, whose product MAAAVELSLSSSGDRSLERSCSPSLSQELNLRDDVVKITIDWNKLQSLSAFQPALLFSALEQHVLYLQPFLAKLQPLIKEENTTVVGEIEKTETGNKNEVNAKFPISDLQEEEKHKDCDLGDVKKTQIHYDPEVVQIKAGKAEIDRRISAFIERKQAEINENNVREFCNVIDCNQENSCARTDAVFTPYPGFKSHVKVSRVVNTYGPQTRPEGIQGSGHKPNSLLRDCGNQAVEERLQNIEAHLRLQTGGPVPRDIYQRIKKLEDKILELEGISPEYFQSVSFSGKRRKVQPPQQNYSLAELDEKISALKQALLRKSREAESLATHHLP is encoded by the exons ATGGCTGCTGCCGTTGAGCTTAGTCTCTCGAGCAGTGGTGACAGGAGTCTGGAGCGGAGCTGCAGCCCCAGTCTCTCCCAAGAG CTTAACCTCAGAGATGATGTGGTGAAAATTACAATCGATTGGAACAAGCTCCAGAGCCTCTCGGCATTCCAGCCCGCTTTGCTCTTTAGTGCACTTGAGcaacatgttttatatttacag CCTTTTTTAGCAAAGCTGCAGCCTCTGATTAAAGAGGAGAATACAACTGTTGTTGGAGAGATAGAAAAAACAGAAACGGGGAACAAGAATGAAGTAAATGCCAAATTTCCCATTAGTGACctacaagaggaagaaaagcacaaAGATTGTGATTTAGGAGATGTGAAAAAGACACAGATCCATTATGATCCAGAAGTAGTTCAAATAAAGGCTGGAAAAGCAGAA ATTGACAGACGAATATctgcatttattgaaagaaaGCAAGCCGAAATCAATGAAAACAACGTCAGGGAATTTTGCAATGTTATTGATTGTAATCAAG AAAACAGTTGTGCAAGAACTGATGCTGTTTTTACTCCTTACCCGGGATTTAAAAGTCATGTAAAAG TTTCTAGAGTTGTGAATACATATGGACCACAGACCAGACCTGAAGGAATTCAGGGGTCAGGTCATAAACCTAACAGCTTGCTCCGAGATTGTGGCAATCAGGCTGTCGAAGAAAGACTACAAAATATTGAGGCTCACTTGCGATTGCAGACAG gTGGTCCAGTGCCAAGAGACATTtatcagagaattaaaaaacttGAGGATAAAATCCTGGAACTGGAAGGAATCTCTCCTGAATATTTCCAATCTGTA AGCttttctggaaaaagaagaaaagttcaaCCACCTCAG CAGAACTATTCACTGGCTGAACTTGATGAAAAAATTAGTGCCCTCAAACAAGCTCTGCTCAGAAAATcaagagaagcagaatccctggcTACTCACCACCTTCCCTGA
- the MBIP gene encoding MAP3K12-binding inhibitory protein 1 isoform X2 → MAAAVELSLSSSGDRSLERSCSPSLSQEVLCEIFRSLHSLVGQVSGDLGVALNLRDDVVKITIDWNKLQSLSAFQPALLFSALEQHVLYLQPFLAKLQPLIKEENTTVVGEIEKTETGNKNEVNAKFPISDLQEEEKHKDCDLGDVKKTQIHYDPEVVQIKAGKAEIDRRISAFIERKQAEINENNVREFCNVIDCNQENSCARTDAVFTPYPGFKSHVKVSRVVNTYGPQTRPEGIQGSGHKPNSLLRDCGNQAVEERLQNIEAHLRLQTGGPVPRDIYQRIKKLEDKILELEGISPEYFQSVSFSGKRRKVQPPQNYSLAELDEKISALKQALLRKSREAESLATHHLP, encoded by the exons ATGGCTGCTGCCGTTGAGCTTAGTCTCTCGAGCAGTGGTGACAGGAGTCTGGAGCGGAGCTGCAGCCCCAGTCTCTCCCAAGAGGTGCTCTGCGAAATCTTTCGCTCTCTGCATAGCCTGGTGGGACAAGTGAGTGGTGATCTGGGAGTAGCG CTTAACCTCAGAGATGATGTGGTGAAAATTACAATCGATTGGAACAAGCTCCAGAGCCTCTCGGCATTCCAGCCCGCTTTGCTCTTTAGTGCACTTGAGcaacatgttttatatttacag CCTTTTTTAGCAAAGCTGCAGCCTCTGATTAAAGAGGAGAATACAACTGTTGTTGGAGAGATAGAAAAAACAGAAACGGGGAACAAGAATGAAGTAAATGCCAAATTTCCCATTAGTGACctacaagaggaagaaaagcacaaAGATTGTGATTTAGGAGATGTGAAAAAGACACAGATCCATTATGATCCAGAAGTAGTTCAAATAAAGGCTGGAAAAGCAGAA ATTGACAGACGAATATctgcatttattgaaagaaaGCAAGCCGAAATCAATGAAAACAACGTCAGGGAATTTTGCAATGTTATTGATTGTAATCAAG AAAACAGTTGTGCAAGAACTGATGCTGTTTTTACTCCTTACCCGGGATTTAAAAGTCATGTAAAAG TTTCTAGAGTTGTGAATACATATGGACCACAGACCAGACCTGAAGGAATTCAGGGGTCAGGTCATAAACCTAACAGCTTGCTCCGAGATTGTGGCAATCAGGCTGTCGAAGAAAGACTACAAAATATTGAGGCTCACTTGCGATTGCAGACAG gTGGTCCAGTGCCAAGAGACATTtatcagagaattaaaaaacttGAGGATAAAATCCTGGAACTGGAAGGAATCTCTCCTGAATATTTCCAATCTGTA AGCttttctggaaaaagaagaaaagttcaaCCACCTCAG AACTATTCACTGGCTGAACTTGATGAAAAAATTAGTGCCCTCAAACAAGCTCTGCTCAGAAAATcaagagaagcagaatccctggcTACTCACCACCTTCCCTGA